A DNA window from Castanea sativa cultivar Marrone di Chiusa Pesio chromosome 7, ASM4071231v1 contains the following coding sequences:
- the LOC142644170 gene encoding uncharacterized protein LOC142644170: MPRDHDYYRWYRPVTRKYVDHNSAKLDISIESHLALLEMLPVGSRAHNHVRRVLNDLAGLGGGPAANGEANNEHETESAATATPSTSAAPVSTSTRATATRGRGGPVTASRSTSAARGRGGPATASRSTSAARGRGRCATTTRVVSSPEISTPIPHASLQPEVPPPMVDASPQPEVPSPTPPSQPSFDLGIHSQLTPPMHPETPSNPSTSSSAPTLPIDPPRTEPMTMIPTPGLYTEHHYPPTSSSSDPLGPPVGIDTLQPDTDVPDEHPPHQPSPPRGRPQRARRAPTCGTGGHKIGHKGSSMHDDEPKDDAPQPPPPPKHYTRVKKRKIGEP; encoded by the exons ATGCCTCGCGATCATGACTATTACCGCTGGTACCGTCCAGTCACTCGAAAGTATGTCGATCACAACAGCGCAAAATTAGATATATCG attgaaagccatttagcgctgttggagatgcttcctGTAGGCAGCCGAGCCCACAACCATGTCCGACGCGTCCTAAATGATCTGGCTGGGCTTGGTGGTGGTCCTGCAGCAAATGGGGAGGCAAACAATGAGCATGAGACTGAATCAGCAGCTACTGCAACCCCAAGCACAAGCGCAGCACCCGTAAGTACATCGACCCGTGCTACTGCAACTAGGGGCCGTGGTGGGCCTGTTACAGCAAGCCGAAGCACAAgtgcagctaggggccgtggtgggcctgctacagcaagccgaagcacaagtgcagctaggggccgtggtcggtGTGCAACAACCACTCGGGTTGTAAGTAGTCCTGAGATATCTACACCCATCCCGCATGCATCTCTCCAGCCTGAGGTCCCTCCACCCATGGTAGATGCATCTCCTCAGCCCgaggtcccttcacccaccccacctTCGCAGCCCAGTTTCGATCTCGGTATTCATTCTCAGTTGACCCCTCCTATGCACCCCGAGACACCCTCAAACCCATCCACCAGCTCCAGTGCACCCACTTTGCCCATAGACCCACCCCGTACGGAACCCATGACAATGATCCCCACTCCTGGCCTGTACACAgagcatcattacccacctacctcatcctcatctgacCCTCTAGGACCTCCAGTTGGGATTGACACTCTTCAGCCAGATACTGATGTACCGGACGAGCATCCCCCTCATCAGCCCTCACCCCCACGAGGTAGACCGCAACGTGCTAGAAGAGCTCCCACTTGTGGGACAGGTggacacaaaataggacacaaaggcAGCTCTATG CATGATgatgagcctaaggatgatgcccCGCAGCCTCCTCCCCCGCCCAAACATTACACGAGAGTTAAAAAACGCAAAATTGGTGAACCTTGA